Proteins encoded together in one Shewanella acanthi window:
- a CDS encoding 23S rRNA (adenine(2030)-N(6))-methyltransferase RlmJ codes for MLSYRHGYHAGNYADVLKHAILLQTLQLMHKKDKPLVYIDTHAGAGGYALTDEFAQKTGEYLEGVAKLWDKTDLPKSLQDYVDAVRHFNEDNPEELHFYPGSPAIIDMELGLKDRMLLHELHGTDHLLLDEYFEQDKQVKVIKGDGLKGLIAAVPPLERRALVLIDPSYEIKTDYQTVAETIIKAHKRFATGVYMLWYPVVNRAQTEDMLLRLANSGIKRQLRIEQAIKPDSNEFGMTAAGLWVINPPWQLDEIATEMMNYLGKTLGEAGGNVTVKWEVGE; via the coding sequence ATGTTAAGTTACCGCCATGGTTACCACGCAGGCAATTATGCCGACGTGTTAAAACACGCTATTTTGCTGCAAACCCTGCAATTAATGCACAAGAAGGACAAGCCACTCGTCTATATCGACACCCACGCGGGTGCGGGTGGCTACGCATTAACCGATGAATTTGCACAAAAAACCGGTGAGTACTTAGAGGGTGTCGCTAAGCTGTGGGACAAAACCGACCTGCCTAAATCCCTGCAGGATTATGTGGATGCGGTGCGCCACTTCAATGAAGACAATCCAGAAGAATTGCACTTCTACCCAGGCTCCCCCGCCATTATCGATATGGAATTAGGACTAAAGGATCGTATGCTGCTGCACGAACTGCACGGTACAGATCATCTGCTGCTGGACGAATATTTCGAGCAGGACAAACAGGTCAAAGTCATCAAGGGTGATGGCTTAAAGGGACTGATTGCCGCCGTGCCGCCATTAGAGCGCCGTGCACTGGTATTAATCGACCCAAGTTATGAGATTAAAACCGACTACCAAACCGTAGCTGAAACCATTATCAAGGCCCATAAACGCTTCGCCACCGGTGTATATATGCTTTGGTATCCGGTTGTTAACCGCGCCCAGACAGAGGATATGCTGTTACGCCTAGCAAATAGCGGCATTAAGCGTCAGCTACGTATCGAGCAGGCAATTAAGCCAGACTCCAATGAATTTGGTATGACTGCAGCGGGATTATGGGTCATCAACCCGCCTTGGCAATTAGATGAAATCGCCACCGAGATGATGAATTACCTTGGTAAAACCCTAGGCGAAGCCGGCGGTAATGTCACGGTTAAATGGGAAGTGGGCGAATAG
- a CDS encoding lytic transglycosylase domain-containing protein encodes MTLAVAEEVKTKPKIVARYSETGIVSSEGQEKYKVYQYQANGVTVFTDKAPSTHDYQILLYECFACRPDSKIDWNGIRLFTRNYESVISRAAHKHKLDPALIRAVIHAESAFNARAVSRTGAMGLMQLMPETAKEMGVSNAFIPEENILGGSKYLAQMLKQFNGNIALACAAYNAGPTTVTQYKGIPPYPETKAYVERVQILLKRYRSAKV; translated from the coding sequence ATGACTCTAGCCGTTGCCGAAGAGGTCAAGACCAAGCCTAAGATCGTGGCCCGTTATTCCGAAACCGGCATTGTCAGCAGTGAAGGACAGGAAAAATATAAAGTTTATCAATACCAAGCCAACGGTGTGACCGTATTTACCGATAAGGCACCTAGTACCCACGATTATCAAATCCTGCTCTACGAATGCTTTGCCTGCCGCCCCGATTCTAAAATTGACTGGAATGGTATTCGCCTCTTTACCCGTAACTACGAATCTGTGATCAGCCGCGCCGCCCATAAACACAAGCTCGATCCTGCGCTTATCCGCGCCGTGATCCACGCCGAATCGGCCTTCAATGCCAGAGCCGTATCGCGCACAGGCGCCATGGGGTTGATGCAATTGATGCCCGAAACCGCTAAGGAGATGGGGGTTTCTAACGCTTTTATTCCCGAAGAAAATATCCTTGGTGGCAGTAAGTATTTGGCGCAAATGCTCAAGCAGTTTAATGGCAATATCGCCTTGGCCTGCGCCGCCTATAATGCGGGTCCGACAACGGTCACCCAATACAAAGGCATTCCGCCCTATCCTGAAACAAAAGCCTATGTAGAGCGGGTGCAAATTCTGCTAAAGCGCTACCGCAGTGCTAAGGTCTAG
- a CDS encoding DUF3137 domain-containing protein — protein sequence MNFLTFILGSPIRAIREGAKLSVESSERAAFQGFYDTELAPLANRFESQRVASLKAARKRLYLCLTIVLGLTLLAVLAHGRDLPLFILPIVAFIGLGVWSYSPVKQFKHAVQREIYPIMFKYFGEDFIYNREMRLDMNRLVAAKVLPSYDKAKFGDYIQGKYKGVELIVNEITLTKDVTSEEWQGNKRRTVKRTETRFRGTVVELSSHKTFNGHTVVLKDRGGLANFFSDSHAGLERVKLEDPLFEKEFDVFSTDQIESRYLLNTAFMDRLQQLAKYFEGNIQCAFFRNRLIIFLPNRRSRFQAQSIFNGASFASEFSQLNREMKQLFAIIEVLKLNEYTGL from the coding sequence ATGAATTTCCTGACTTTTATCTTAGGTAGTCCAATTCGCGCCATCCGCGAAGGGGCAAAGCTGTCGGTAGAGTCATCGGAGCGAGCGGCATTTCAGGGATTTTACGATACTGAACTCGCACCCTTAGCCAACCGCTTTGAATCTCAGCGTGTTGCCAGCCTAAAGGCAGCCCGTAAGCGTTTGTATTTATGTCTGACGATTGTGCTGGGTCTCACGTTGTTGGCCGTGCTTGCCCACGGGCGCGATCTACCGCTGTTTATACTGCCAATTGTGGCGTTTATCGGTCTGGGCGTTTGGAGTTATTCCCCTGTTAAGCAATTTAAACATGCAGTGCAGCGCGAGATTTATCCCATCATGTTTAAGTACTTTGGTGAGGATTTTATCTATAACCGCGAGATGCGTCTTGATATGAATCGACTGGTTGCGGCAAAAGTGCTGCCCAGTTACGACAAAGCCAAATTTGGCGATTACATACAAGGTAAATACAAAGGGGTCGAGCTGATTGTAAATGAAATCACCCTTACCAAGGATGTGACCTCTGAGGAATGGCAGGGCAATAAGCGAAGGACAGTGAAGCGCACCGAAACCCGCTTTCGCGGCACTGTGGTGGAGCTAAGTAGCCATAAAACCTTTAACGGCCATACGGTTGTACTAAAAGACAGGGGTGGGCTGGCAAACTTTTTTTCGGACTCCCACGCAGGGCTTGAAAGGGTAAAGCTTGAAGATCCCCTGTTTGAAAAGGAGTTTGATGTCTTTTCAACGGATCAAATCGAGTCGCGCTACTTGCTTAATACCGCCTTTATGGATCGCCTGCAGCAGCTTGCGAAATATTTTGAGGGTAATATTCAATGTGCCTTTTTTCGTAATCGCTTAATTATCTTTTTACCTAATCGTCGCAGTCGTTTTCAGGCGCAGTCGATTTTTAATGGGGCGAGTTTTGCTTCCGAATTCAGCCAGCTCAATCGTGAGATGAAGCAACTCTTTGCTATTATTGAAGTACTTAAACTAAACGAATACACGGGATTGTAA
- a CDS encoding LemA family protein, with amino-acid sequence MDKLLLGLTLIFIVAYLWYVSLVKKRNTALEALAGIDVQLAKRADLVPNILKIAKRFMEHEKSLLTEITELRSQLTRSYNKIDPSAVKDHIAQAEQLNEKMATLMLSVENYPELKSDNTMLEAMQTYNEVEAHISAARRFYNSAVSELNTAVEIFPGSIIASIAKIKVMPFYEVSEASKAPVDAGEYL; translated from the coding sequence ATGGACAAACTGTTACTCGGCCTCACGCTGATTTTTATCGTTGCCTACCTTTGGTACGTCAGCTTGGTTAAAAAGCGTAATACCGCCCTCGAAGCTCTAGCGGGTATTGATGTTCAGTTGGCGAAACGCGCCGATCTTGTGCCTAATATCCTTAAAATCGCCAAACGATTTATGGAGCACGAAAAGTCCCTGCTTACTGAAATCACTGAACTTCGAAGCCAACTCACCCGTAGCTATAACAAAATAGACCCCAGTGCGGTGAAGGACCATATTGCTCAAGCAGAGCAACTCAATGAGAAGATGGCGACTCTTATGCTCAGCGTTGAGAATTATCCCGAGCTCAAGTCTGACAACACTATGCTGGAGGCGATGCAGACCTATAACGAGGTTGAAGCCCACATCAGTGCCGCCCGTCGTTTTTATAATTCAGCGGTGTCCGAGTTAAATACTGCCGTTGAAATCTTCCCTGGTTCCATCATCGCATCGATAGCCAAAATCAAGGTAATGCCTTTCTACGAAGTCAGTGAAGCCTCAAAGGCACCTGTCGATGCTGGCGAATACTTATAA